In Thalassococcus sp. S3, the sequence CTGGGTGTGGATGGCGCCTATTTCGGGCAGGAGATCAATGACACATTGGTGGGCAACGACGGCGGCGAGGTCTTCTTCGCGGGGGACGGCAACGATCTGCTGCGTGGAGGGGCCGGAGCCGATACGCTGAACGGAGGGGCGGGAGCGGACACGGTCTTTGGCGGGGACGGCCGCGACCGGGCGCTGCTGGGCGATGGCAACGATCTCTTCATCGACAACGGCCAAGGCGGCGATTGGGGCCGGGATACGGTCTTTGGTGGTCGAGGGAACGATACGATCGAAGGCGGCAACGCGGACGATGTCTTTTACGGCGAAGATGGCGACGACATCATCCTGGGACGCCTGGGGGATGACGCGCTCTTTGGCGGACAGGGCGCGGATCGGATCTTTGCCGGGGATGGTGCGGACCGCATCTATGCCGGAGAGGGAGACGATACGGTCTACGGAGGCAATGGCCGTGATCTGGCCTTTCTGGGCACCGGCGCAGATGTGTTCGTCGACAATCCCCAAGGCGGGCCAAACGGGCGCGACACCGTCTTTGCCAGAGAAGGCGATGACACGATCGAAGGCGGCAATGGCGACGATGTCTTTTACGGCGAGGGCGGCAACGATGTGATCCGCGGCCGATTGGGGAACGATCTGATATTCGGCGGCGACGGGTTTGACACGCTGTTCGGCGGAGAGGGAAACGATACCGTCTTTGGCGGCAACGGGCGCGACGTGATTGTGCTGAACCAAGGCAACGATCTTTTTAATGACAACGGACAGGGCGGTTCCAATGGGTCAGACACCGTGTTCGCCGGCTTTGGAAATGACACGATCCAGGGCGGCAACGGCGATGATGTGTTCCTTGGGGAGATGGGCAATGATCTGATCTTTGCCCGCCTTGGAAATGACAGGGTGATCGGCGGGACCGGTAACGATACGCTGGGCGGCGGCGACGGCGCGGACACGTTTGTATTTGGCCCCGGCTTCGGCGCCGACCGGGTGTTTGACTACCAAAAGGGAACCGACCGGCTGGAATTGGACGATGCCCTCTGGACCGGCGCGCTGAACACGGCGCAGATCATCGACCGTTTCGCAACCGACACCGGGACAGACATCCGCTTTGATTTCGGTGGCGGCAACGTGATCGTGCTGGCGGGGGTGGCTGATCTGACCGGATTGTCAGGCGATCTGATCATCGTCTGATCGTTTTCACGTTGTATTCTGATCGAAGCAAACATGCTGGGAAGAACAAATGCCCCATGTCCGGCCCATCCCTCCGGACAACAACCGGTGCCCACCCTACACCGGGCGCCATCTTCTGGCGGCCGCAGTTGGTCCGATAAAGGACATTCCGGCGGATCAAAGAGAGGCCCCTCCTCCCTTGGCGACGTCTGCCGCTATATTTGCAGAGGAAGGACGAGCCACTGTGAGCCTTGGCATCGGGCTTGAACAGAACGATTTTTTGAAAGCGCCACCGCCGGTGTCGTGCTTTCTTCGGCGACGATCCCGGGATTGGGCTGTTACCAGCTATTGTAGCCCAGGAACTTACCCGACATTTCAACCTTGACCCGATCGCCTTTGGGATGCTCGACCCGTGTGACCGACATGTCGAAATCAATCGCGGACATGATACCGTCGCCGAATTTTTCCTGGATGATCGCCTTGAGCGTCGGACCATAGACGCCAACGATCTCGTAAAACCGGTAGATACACGGATCAGTGGGCACAGTCTGCTCCCAGATCTTGGTGGGGCTTTCGGCCAGCACGCCTTCGGCTTCCTGTGGCAGGCCCATGACCTTGACCATCAGCGCGGCTTTCTCAGCCGGAAAGGCGTTCATGCCCATGGCCGCGGAATGCGTCCAGATGGGTGACATGTCGATCTTCTCCGCGATCTCCTCCCATGTCAGACCGGCCTGTTTCTTGGCCGACAGGATCATCGCTGTGACGTCTTCCTTGGTCATCATGTCCGTCATTGTCTCAAGGTCCTTCATTCTTACAAGTCTAGCTCTGTTAGTCCGGGGTGGTGGTCTGGGCGCGGGGTGCCTTCCGGCCAGTGGAACTTGCGGTCGCCCGCATCGATGGGCACATCGTTGATCGACGCATGGCGCACGGCCATCAAACCAAGCGCGTCAAACTCCCAGTTTTCATTGCCATGGGCGCGGTACCATTGACCGCTTTCGTCGTGCCACTCATAGCAAAAGCGCACCGCGATCCGGCTGTCTCCGTGGGACCAGATTTCCTTGATCAGCCGATAGCCATTCTCGACCGCCCACTTGCGGGTCAGGAAGGCTTCGACCTCTGCACGTCCGTTCAAAAACTCCGACCGGTTGCGCCAGCGCGTGTCGGGCGTGTAGGCCAGTGCCACCTTTGCGGGATCGCGGGTATTCCATGCGTTTTCGGCCATGCGCACCTTGCGCACCGCATCTTCGTAAGAGAACGGCGGCAAGGGCGGGCGCGAGGGGATGTCGTTCATGTGCTAACCTTCCACGGCGCGGAGGATGGGCGCAGGCTCGGGCTCTTCTCCCTCCGCCGCGTCGGTGACGTCGATCCGCACCGTCTTGGGCTGGCTGACCTCCCCCGACACCGATTGCCGCGCCAATTCGGCAGAACGATGCCCGAGGAACTGCACAAGATGATTGCGGATCGCATAATAGTTCGGGTGCTCGACAATGTCGGTGCGGTTGCGGGGGCGCGGGATGGTGATCTCGACGCTCTCGGCAACCTGTGCCATCGGACCATTGGTCATCAGCAGGATGCGATCCGCGAGAAGGATCGCCTCGTCGATGTCGTGGGTGATCATGAAGACGGTCTGATCGGTGTCGCTCCAGACCTTGATCAGCTCGTCCTGGATGGTCCCGCGCGTCAGAGCATCAAGAGCGCCAAAGGGCTCGTCAAGCAGCAAGAGCTTCGGCTCATTTGCAAAGGCCCGCGCGATTGACACCCGCTGCCGCATACCGCCTGAAAGCTGGCTTGGTTTCCGGTGGATCGCGTCCCCGGTCAGCCCGACCTTGGCAAGAAAGGCCGTCGAGTGTTCGATGACCTTT encodes:
- a CDS encoding ABC transporter ATP-binding protein; amino-acid sequence: MAKPFLSIEQLTQCYPDGQGGTFTVFENASFGIEKGEFVCILGHSGCGKSTIMNILAGLSEPTSGVVKMDGQHVSGPSLDRGVVFQNYSLLPWLTALKNVTFGVQARFADWDKAKVIEHSTAFLAKVGLTGDAIHRKPSQLSGGMRQRVSIARAFANEPKLLLLDEPFGALDALTRGTIQDELIKVWSDTDQTVFMITHDIDEAILLADRILLMTNGPMAQVAESVEITIPRPRNRTDIVEHPNYYAIRNHLVQFLGHRSAELARQSVSGEVSQPKTVRIDVTDAAEGEEPEPAPILRAVEG
- the cynS gene encoding cyanase; this translates as MTDMMTKEDVTAMILSAKKQAGLTWEEIAEKIDMSPIWTHSAAMGMNAFPAEKAALMVKVMGLPQEAEGVLAESPTKIWEQTVPTDPCIYRFYEIVGVYGPTLKAIIQEKFGDGIMSAIDFDMSVTRVEHPKGDRVKVEMSGKFLGYNSW
- a CDS encoding nuclear transport factor 2 family protein; this translates as MNDIPSRPPLPPFSYEDAVRKVRMAENAWNTRDPAKVALAYTPDTRWRNRSEFLNGRAEVEAFLTRKWAVENGYRLIKEIWSHGDSRIAVRFCYEWHDESGQWYRAHGNENWEFDALGLMAVRHASINDVPIDAGDRKFHWPEGTPRPDHHPGLTELDL